One Lactobacillus sp. ESL0785 DNA window includes the following coding sequences:
- the udk gene encoding uridine kinase: MSKLEKPVVIGITGGSGSGKTTIAHKIVDQMQENEHVLIMTQDSYYKDNTGIPMSQRMTINYDHPDAFDIPLLKAQINDLLNYQPIEMPVYDFKEHTRSKQTIHVEPADIIILEGILVLASEEIRDLMDIKVYVDTDDDIRFIRRLERDIQDRGRSIDSVIEQYLGTVKPMYHQFIEPTKRYADIIVPEGGENDVAIDMLTTKVHAILGKKEK; the protein is encoded by the coding sequence ATGTCTAAACTTGAAAAACCCGTCGTAATTGGCATTACTGGCGGCTCAGGCAGTGGAAAAACAACCATTGCCCATAAAATCGTTGATCAAATGCAAGAAAATGAGCATGTCTTGATTATGACGCAAGATTCATATTATAAAGATAATACTGGAATTCCAATGAGCCAAAGAATGACGATTAACTATGATCATCCCGATGCCTTTGATATTCCCCTATTAAAAGCTCAAATTAATGATCTGCTTAATTACCAACCAATTGAAATGCCTGTATACGACTTCAAAGAACACACTCGAAGCAAGCAAACAATCCATGTTGAACCCGCTGACATTATTATTCTAGAAGGAATTTTAGTCTTAGCCAGTGAGGAGATTCGTGATTTAATGGATATCAAAGTTTATGTCGATACTGATGATGATATCCGTTTCATTAGACGACTCGAGCGCGATATTCAGGATCGTGGTCGCTCAATTGATTCTGTAATTGAGCAATATTTAGGTACAGTTAAACCAATGTATCATCAATTCATTGAGCCAACTAAACGTTATGCCGACATTATTGTTCCCGAAGGCGGCGAAAACGACGTTGCAATCGATATGTTGACAACTAAGGTACATGCTATTTTAGGAAAAAAAGAAAAATAA
- the scrK gene encoding fructokinase ScrK: protein MLLGSIEAGGTKFVCAVGNENYQVKDTITFPTTTPEETLQKTADYFKQFTVDAISVASFGPLEIRQTSPKYGYITTTPKKGWQDTDFIGFLKKQVNVPMFFTTDVNGSAYGEYVMSLLSNEDLDSLVYYTIGTGVGGGAIINGKLVGALGHPEMGHVLLKRHPDDLDFAGVCPYHKDCLEGLVSGPTFEARLHQAGQNVPLTDPVWDIMSYYVAQAALQVTLILRPDKIIFGGGVTSEKFLQKVRRDFAKMLNGYVDIPDLTKYIVMPAIANNGSATVGNFALAKRLLKE, encoded by the coding sequence ATGTTATTAGGCTCAATTGAAGCCGGTGGTACTAAATTTGTATGTGCAGTCGGTAACGAAAATTATCAAGTTAAGGATACAATTACTTTTCCAACAACTACTCCAGAGGAAACTTTACAGAAGACTGCGGATTATTTTAAGCAATTCACTGTTGATGCAATTAGTGTTGCCTCATTTGGTCCTTTGGAAATCCGTCAAACATCGCCTAAATATGGTTATATTACGACAACCCCTAAAAAAGGTTGGCAGGATACTGATTTTATTGGCTTTTTGAAAAAACAGGTTAATGTGCCAATGTTCTTTACAACTGATGTTAATGGCTCAGCTTATGGCGAATATGTGATGTCGTTATTGTCAAACGAAGATCTTGATTCATTGGTTTATTACACGATTGGTACTGGTGTCGGCGGCGGAGCAATTATTAATGGTAAGTTAGTCGGTGCATTAGGTCATCCTGAGATGGGGCACGTTCTACTTAAGCGTCATCCAGATGATCTTGATTTTGCTGGAGTCTGCCCATATCACAAAGATTGTCTTGAAGGCTTAGTGTCAGGACCAACCTTTGAAGCAAGGCTGCATCAAGCGGGACAGAATGTGCCATTGACTGATCCTGTTTGGGATATTATGAGTTATTATGTAGCTCAGGCTGCGTTACAGGTAACCCTAATTTTGCGACCAGATAAAATTATTTTTGGTGGCGGCGTAACAAGTGAAAAGTTCTTACAAAAAGTACGACGCGATTTTGCTAAGATGTTAAACGGCTATGTTGATATACCAGATTTAACCAAGTATATTGTGATGCCAGCAATTGCTAATAATGGCTCAGCAACTGTGGGTAACTTTGCTTTGGCTAAGCGATTATTAAAGGAATAA
- a CDS encoding immunity protein: MSNTLIGLIMGVVCILAGLWEFYAFRKHLQFIRTNGNKETSTFLLNSYWFSIVFSVLFFIAGVICLLKILL, encoded by the coding sequence ATGAGTAATACGTTAATTGGTCTAATCATGGGAGTAGTATGTATTCTTGCTGGGTTATGGGAATTTTATGCTTTTCGAAAGCATTTACAGTTTATTCGGACTAATGGTAATAAGGAAACTTCTACTTTTTTGTTGAATTCTTATTGGTTTAGTATTGTTTTCAGTGTTTTATTTTTTATTGCTGGTGTAATTTGTTTGCTAAAGATATTGCTGTAA
- a CDS encoding PTS lactose/cellobiose transporter subunit IIA, with product MADNKENAEKKTAEDKEQETLMAAMGLIANGGNAKSLAFEAIRAAKKGDIYTARSKLKEADDSLLQAHNSQTNMLTKEAQGDHTHITLLVVHSQDHLMNAITFRDLAGEMVDLYEKLYQADALKKAGE from the coding sequence ATGGCTGATAATAAAGAAAATGCAGAAAAGAAAACTGCTGAAGATAAGGAACAAGAAACTTTAATGGCTGCAATGGGCTTGATTGCTAACGGTGGCAATGCTAAAAGTTTAGCTTTTGAGGCAATTAGAGCTGCCAAGAAGGGTGATATTTATACCGCACGGTCCAAGCTAAAAGAAGCAGATGATTCTTTACTGCAAGCACATAATTCGCAAACCAATATGTTAACTAAGGAAGCTCAGGGTGATCATACACACATCACTTTGCTAGTTGTTCACTCACAAGATCACTTAATGAATGCGATAACTTTTAGAGATTTGGCTGGAGAAATGGTTGATTTATATGAAAAATTATATCAAGCAGATGCTCTAAAAAAGGCTGGTGAATAG
- a CDS encoding immunity protein, with amino-acid sequence MIEKAFQVILILLGIWELYAVYKSYQGVRKHGGKGTSAFLPLALWSGIVFGLVLIVLGLNYLFK; translated from the coding sequence ATGATTGAAAAAGCTTTTCAGGTTATTCTTATTTTATTGGGAATCTGGGAGTTGTATGCAGTATATAAGTCCTATCAAGGTGTTAGGAAGCATGGTGGTAAGGGTACGTCAGCATTTTTACCACTTGCTTTATGGTCTGGAATCGTTTTTGGTCTAGTATTAATTGTTTTGGGTTTGAATTACTTGTTTAAGTAA